One Chloroflexota bacterium genomic region harbors:
- a CDS encoding AAA family ATPase — MWVERVSARAFGPFRDAILELRPGLAVVVGPNEAGKSSWHAALRLALTGRRRGRGGRTKEDLELEERHRPWDEADGPWEVEARLHLDDGRVIDISQDLAGRVDCRAVDVGLGRDVSAEIIVEGSPDASRWLGLDRQAFAATVSVDQARILAVVDAADGLQDDMQRAAATAGRDSTAAEAIGRLTDFRKSAVGADTRVAVGPLRQARHAAADAERVVADARARHQRDLARAADAQVAAWRVVSARDRLAQAEAAVEQSRAIALVARARRAAELAARNSGPPATLAAVEHETARVATALEAWRGRPATAVLDGPDAEAISRRLAALPPAPQGDIAPHVSVMDAVSALDQAEGAAAELRQPGGHPAPGASGERLLVGGGLLAAAAGLSAVLLGAPLVGLILIALGLGFTAWITIRQRTGGAGAAADWGRRQEDVAARVGRSGRSVREALTARGAPGEGDLRAAVAAYLAACAQRAEEAATAAQAEPLRRQLESRRQLEGTAAEAAAAIARAESEVRAAAQRIGQPLNGNDPERVVSDLEAWQRRRLADLQTGQQAIAEWQELSDLLDGRSIGQLESEAADAARRMAAAGLSTSVAVPVGADAGLATAAAEKALAAGQAELLTAERAAATLEGEARQLDASLPSVAEAEEAVEAAGVELQRVVTMAEVLDRTLALLRNAEEQVHRDLAPVLADTVRRWLPRITGGAYLDVSVDPRDLRVRVREAATRQWRDAWRLSEGTREQIYLLLRVAMAQHLVTTGETAPLILDEVTAQADDTRREALLGVLHELSGERQVILFTHDPRIGEWGSRHLDPARDIVIPLAGRPAAAS; from the coding sequence ATGTGGGTTGAGCGAGTGTCCGCGCGCGCATTCGGGCCCTTCCGCGACGCCATCCTCGAACTGCGCCCCGGTCTGGCCGTGGTGGTCGGCCCAAACGAGGCGGGCAAGTCCTCCTGGCACGCCGCGCTGCGCCTGGCGTTGACCGGTCGGCGGCGCGGGCGCGGGGGCCGGACGAAGGAGGACCTCGAGCTCGAGGAGCGGCACCGTCCGTGGGACGAGGCGGATGGCCCATGGGAGGTCGAGGCCCGCCTGCATCTGGATGACGGCCGCGTGATCGACATCAGCCAGGACCTGGCTGGCCGGGTTGACTGCCGGGCGGTGGATGTCGGTCTGGGGCGGGACGTGTCGGCCGAGATCATCGTCGAGGGCAGCCCGGACGCATCGCGGTGGCTGGGCCTTGACCGGCAGGCCTTCGCCGCCACCGTATCGGTCGACCAGGCGCGCATCCTCGCCGTCGTGGATGCCGCCGATGGGCTCCAGGACGACATGCAGCGGGCCGCAGCCACCGCCGGACGGGACTCCACTGCGGCAGAAGCCATTGGCCGATTGACCGATTTCCGGAAGTCCGCCGTAGGCGCCGACACCCGCGTCGCGGTCGGGCCCCTGCGCCAAGCGCGCCATGCAGCCGCGGATGCCGAGCGCGTTGTAGCCGATGCCCGGGCTCGACACCAGCGTGACCTGGCTCGGGCGGCCGATGCACAGGTCGCAGCCTGGCGGGTCGTTTCCGCTCGGGATCGGCTGGCCCAGGCCGAGGCCGCCGTGGAGCAGTCCAGGGCCATTGCGCTCGTGGCCCGCGCTCGCCGCGCCGCGGAGCTGGCCGCCCGCAACAGCGGTCCGCCGGCAACACTCGCCGCCGTGGAACACGAAACGGCCCGTGTGGCCACCGCGCTGGAGGCGTGGCGGGGTCGACCGGCGACGGCCGTCCTGGACGGGCCGGACGCCGAAGCCATCTCGCGGCGGCTGGCCGCGCTGCCGCCCGCGCCCCAGGGCGACATAGCGCCCCATGTGTCGGTCATGGACGCGGTGAGCGCGCTTGACCAGGCCGAGGGCGCCGCTGCTGAGCTCCGGCAACCCGGTGGGCACCCTGCGCCGGGCGCCTCGGGCGAGCGGCTGCTTGTGGGCGGCGGCCTACTGGCCGCGGCGGCCGGTTTGAGCGCCGTATTGCTGGGTGCACCGCTGGTTGGGCTCATCCTGATTGCCCTCGGGCTCGGATTCACGGCCTGGATCACGATCCGCCAGCGGACGGGCGGGGCCGGCGCAGCTGCGGATTGGGGGCGTCGGCAGGAGGACGTCGCGGCCCGCGTTGGGCGGTCTGGGCGGTCGGTCCGCGAGGCGCTGACTGCCCGTGGCGCGCCCGGTGAGGGCGACCTGCGCGCGGCCGTTGCCGCCTACTTGGCCGCCTGCGCACAGCGAGCGGAGGAGGCGGCCACCGCCGCCCAGGCCGAGCCTCTGCGCCGGCAGCTCGAATCCCGTCGCCAGCTGGAGGGCACGGCGGCTGAGGCGGCCGCCGCCATTGCCCGCGCCGAGTCCGAGGTCCGAGCGGCCGCCCAGCGCATTGGACAACCACTCAACGGGAATGACCCCGAACGCGTCGTGAGCGACCTCGAGGCGTGGCAGCGCCGTCGCCTCGCCGATCTGCAGACCGGCCAGCAGGCAATCGCGGAGTGGCAGGAGCTCAGCGACCTGCTTGACGGCCGCAGCATCGGGCAGCTGGAGTCGGAGGCCGCCGATGCCGCGCGACGAATGGCGGCGGCCGGTCTGTCCACATCGGTCGCGGTGCCCGTCGGTGCCGACGCCGGCCTCGCCACGGCTGCGGCCGAGAAAGCGCTCGCCGCCGGCCAAGCCGAGCTGCTCACCGCCGAACGGGCGGCGGCGACACTCGAGGGCGAGGCGCGCCAGCTGGACGCCAGTCTGCCGAGCGTGGCGGAGGCCGAGGAGGCGGTCGAGGCCGCCGGCGTCGAGCTCCAACGAGTCGTGACCATGGCGGAGGTCCTGGACCGAACGCTGGCCCTGCTGCGCAACGCCGAGGAACAGGTCCATCGCGACCTCGCGCCGGTGCTGGCCGACACGGTTCGACGCTGGCTGCCCCGCATCACCGGCGGCGCCTACCTCGACGTCAGCGTCGATCCTCGCGACCTGCGCGTCCGGGTCAGAGAAGCGGCGACCCGCCAATGGCGCGATGCGTGGCGCCTGTCGGAGGGGACCCGGGAGCAGATCTACCTGCTGCTCCGGGTGGCCATGGCCCAGCACCTGGTCACGACGGGCGAGACGGCGCCCCTCATCCTGGACGAGGTGACCGCCCAGGCAGACGACACCCGACGTGAGGCGCTCCTCGGGGTCCTCCACGAGCTCAGCGGGGAGCGACAGGTCATCCTGTTCACCCACGATCCGCGGATCGGGGAGTGGGGCAGCCGCCACCTGGACCCGGCCCGGGACATCGTGATCCCGCTCGCGGGCCGTCCCGCCGCAGCTTCTTGA
- a CDS encoding metallophosphoesterase, producing MKLLLFADLHLDAPFAWARPATAALRRQNRRATLTRILELAEAERVDAILSGGDLFEHDRISPDTVEFLRASFGGTNIPIYLAPGNHDWLSEASPYAVTDWSPNVNLFTEDRLTPAGLADGLTLWGAAHRAPANTDGFFATFRPDRGGIHLALAHASERGFLAQQGSGKLPHAPFDAGELEASGLAHAFLGHFHVPRDADRYTYPGNPDPLDFGETGERGAVLASVGADGSVVRERRLVATSVVHDVEVSLDDAAHGDDVRTRVEAALAPLGGCVRVTLSGEMAPSVEVDLAGLTTLGAHLEGLVIRPGSARVGYDLDAIGGEATVRGQFVRLATAEVKDLDQRRRVIVTGLRALDGRRDLEVL from the coding sequence ATGAAGCTGCTCCTGTTCGCGGACCTCCATCTCGACGCGCCGTTCGCGTGGGCTCGTCCCGCCACCGCCGCCCTGCGGCGCCAGAACCGGCGCGCGACCCTGACCCGGATCCTGGAGCTGGCTGAGGCGGAGCGGGTCGACGCCATCCTCAGCGGAGGGGACCTGTTCGAGCACGACCGGATCTCACCTGACACGGTCGAGTTTCTGCGAGCCAGCTTCGGCGGGACAAATATCCCCATCTACCTCGCCCCCGGCAACCACGACTGGCTGTCCGAGGCCAGCCCGTACGCGGTGACGGACTGGTCGCCGAACGTCAACCTGTTCACGGAGGACCGATTGACCCCGGCCGGCCTCGCCGATGGGCTCACCTTGTGGGGTGCGGCGCACCGGGCACCGGCCAACACGGATGGGTTCTTCGCGACCTTCCGGCCCGACCGGGGTGGGATCCACCTGGCCCTGGCGCACGCATCCGAGCGCGGGTTCCTGGCCCAGCAGGGGAGCGGCAAGCTGCCCCACGCGCCCTTCGATGCGGGTGAGCTGGAGGCGTCCGGGTTGGCCCACGCATTCCTGGGCCACTTCCATGTCCCGCGCGACGCGGATCGGTACACGTACCCGGGCAACCCCGATCCGCTCGACTTCGGAGAGACCGGGGAGCGGGGTGCGGTCCTGGCATCCGTCGGCGCAGACGGCTCGGTGGTGCGCGAACGCCGATTGGTGGCGACCTCGGTCGTCCATGACGTCGAGGTGTCGCTCGACGATGCGGCCCACGGCGACGACGTGCGGACTCGGGTCGAGGCGGCGCTTGCCCCCCTCGGCGGCTGCGTGCGGGTGACGCTGAGCGGGGAGATGGCCCCCAGCGTAGAGGTCGACCTGGCCGGCCTGACGACGCTCGGTGCCCACCTCGAGGGGCTGGTCATTCGCCCCGGGTCGGCACGCGTGGGATACGACCTCGACGCCATCGGCGGGGAGGCCACCGTCCGAGGCCAGTTCGTGCGGCTGGCAACGGCAGAGGTGAAAGATCTCGACCAGCGGCGGCGCGTGATCGTCACCGGACTGCGCGCCCTCGATGGGCGCCGCGACCTCGAGGTGCTGTGA
- the bcp gene encoding thioredoxin-dependent thiol peroxidase produces the protein MSYPQPGETAPAFSMRADDGSVVTSEGLAGRRYVLFFYPKDDTAGCTAQACGLRDAWDAVADLDTEIFGVSPDSVASHVKFRDKYGLRHRLLSDEGHRVAEAYGTWVEKSYLGRTYFGTERTTFVIGPDGRVEHVFPRVKPGEHVSMLVEVLAA, from the coding sequence GTGAGCTACCCCCAGCCGGGCGAGACCGCCCCCGCCTTTTCGATGCGCGCCGACGACGGAAGCGTGGTTACTTCCGAAGGCCTGGCCGGCCGGCGCTACGTCCTGTTCTTCTATCCCAAGGACGATACGGCCGGCTGCACGGCGCAGGCCTGCGGACTGCGCGACGCGTGGGATGCCGTGGCCGACCTGGACACCGAGATCTTCGGCGTCTCGCCGGACAGCGTGGCCAGCCACGTCAAGTTCCGCGACAAGTACGGCCTGCGCCATCGCCTCCTGTCCGATGAAGGACATCGCGTGGCCGAGGCCTACGGGACCTGGGTCGAGAAGTCGTACCTGGGCCGGACGTACTTCGGGACCGAGCGCACGACCTTCGTCATCGGGCCCGACGGGCGAGTCGAGCACGTCTTCCCGCGGGTCAAGCCCGGCGAGCACGTGAGCATGCTGGTCGAGGTCCTGGCCGCGTGA
- a CDS encoding alpha/beta hydrolase, giving the protein MARDEELRITAGQVSLSATLTLPDPPADGSPGVGARPPAVLLLPSLLPRDREGRFDRRRHPGWFRPASRTQTGILARAAAALAARGVATLRYDKRGCGRSGGRWAEAGLFTLVDDARDAIGVLRGHPEVDPTRIGILGHGEGAWLAFSVAAADPAIGPLTLIGAPARGLRDVLRRAVAERARRRQSHRAEPGHPFVVALDRGLEELIERADRGEPEMVLSLPGGRRAVIGLPAWEQAMQVSTRALATLQRRSVTIVHGEADAWVDPDESALLEAALRDVAAPCRLLVPGAGHDLDEASADLWRDLAADLAARLQPRRLPTVLLSIGLR; this is encoded by the coding sequence ATGGCCCGGGATGAGGAGCTGCGCATCACCGCCGGCCAGGTCAGCCTGAGCGCCACTCTGACCCTGCCCGACCCGCCAGCGGACGGGAGCCCCGGCGTGGGCGCCCGCCCGCCCGCCGTGCTCCTCCTCCCCAGCCTGCTGCCGCGGGACCGCGAGGGCCGCTTCGATCGCCGCCGCCATCCCGGGTGGTTCCGCCCCGCCAGCCGCACCCAGACTGGCATCCTGGCGCGGGCGGCGGCTGCCCTCGCGGCGCGTGGGGTGGCGACGCTGCGCTACGACAAGCGCGGCTGCGGGCGGTCGGGTGGTCGCTGGGCGGAGGCCGGCCTGTTCACCCTGGTCGACGACGCCCGGGACGCGATCGGGGTCCTGCGCGGCCACCCCGAGGTTGACCCCACCCGGATCGGCATCCTGGGCCACGGCGAAGGCGCATGGCTGGCGTTCAGCGTGGCCGCTGCCGATCCCGCGATCGGCCCCCTGACCCTCATCGGTGCACCGGCCCGAGGCCTGCGCGATGTCCTGCGTCGCGCCGTGGCCGAGCGCGCTCGACGTCGCCAGAGCCACCGCGCCGAGCCGGGTCATCCGTTCGTCGTCGCCCTCGACCGCGGCCTGGAGGAGCTCATCGAACGGGCGGATCGGGGTGAGCCCGAGATGGTCCTCAGCCTGCCGGGCGGGCGGCGCGCGGTCATCGGCCTGCCGGCCTGGGAGCAGGCGATGCAGGTCTCGACCCGGGCCCTGGCCACACTCCAGCGCCGCTCGGTGACGATCGTGCACGGCGAGGCCGATGCGTGGGTCGATCCCGACGAGTCCGCCCTGCTGGAGGCGGCCCTGCGCGATGTCGCGGCCCCATGCCGCCTCCTCGTCCCCGGTGCCGGCCACGACCTGGACGAGGCTTCCGCAGACCTGTGGCGGGATCTGGCAGCTGACCTCGCCGCGCGTCTCCAACCGCGCCGCCTGCCGACCGTCTTGCTGTCGATCGGCCTGCGCTAG
- a CDS encoding energy-coupling factor transporter transmembrane component T yields MHLRRPAIASPTAFLPAANSVAKLGAALIVMLVAFLSRDPVTPAILLGGVGLAMTLTGLRPTDLARLVGPLLVAAAILGVLNALLAGTPVGSSPGAVVDRATIGLALGLRIAAIALAGSLALATIDPADLAAGLIGQLHVPDRLAIGALASLRLIPILGAEWRTIGLARRARGVDAGRNPVAALRLALSALVTLLVSAIRRATRLALAMDARGFDGRTARTMARPPRMRRADWLLLAASGALGVAAVAISMALGMWGFIFG; encoded by the coding sequence ATGCACCTGCGCCGGCCCGCCATCGCCAGTCCGACCGCGTTCCTCCCGGCGGCGAACTCGGTTGCCAAGCTGGGCGCAGCGCTGATCGTGATGCTGGTTGCGTTCCTCTCGCGCGACCCGGTCACCCCCGCGATCCTGTTGGGCGGGGTGGGACTGGCCATGACCCTTACCGGGCTCCGCCCAACTGATCTCGCCCGCTTGGTCGGTCCCCTGCTGGTCGCGGCTGCCATCCTGGGCGTCCTGAACGCGCTGCTGGCCGGAACGCCGGTCGGCTCGTCACCCGGGGCCGTCGTCGACCGCGCGACGATTGGGCTGGCGCTGGGCCTGCGGATTGCGGCAATTGCGCTGGCCGGCAGCCTGGCCCTGGCCACCATCGATCCGGCGGACCTGGCTGCCGGGCTCATCGGTCAGCTCCACGTCCCGGACCGGCTGGCCATCGGCGCCCTGGCGTCGCTGCGTCTGATCCCGATCCTGGGCGCCGAATGGCGGACCATCGGGCTGGCCCGGCGCGCAAGAGGGGTGGATGCGGGCCGCAACCCGGTGGCCGCCCTGCGCCTGGCTCTGAGTGCGCTGGTAACGCTGCTGGTATCGGCCATCCGACGCGCGACCCGGCTGGCGCTGGCCATGGATGCGCGCGGTTTCGACGGCCGGACGGCTCGGACAATGGCCCGACCGCCGCGCATGCGTCGCGCCGACTGGCTGCTCCTGGCCGCGTCCGGCGCCCTGGGCGTGGCCGCGGTGGCCATCAGCATGGCGCTGGGGATGTGGGGGTTCATCTTCGGCTGA
- a CDS encoding ABC transporter ATP-binding protein, giving the protein MEAVTWGWRHGSRSTWAVRHLDLVVQPGERVLLLGPSGSGKSTLLAGLAGLFDERGGGESEGRLRVFGETPATSRPRCGLVLQDPEAQLVMSRAGDDVAFGLENRGVPTNDIWPRVRAALDAVGWAYGPNRPTEQLSGGEQQRLALAGALALEPDLLLLDEPTANLDPEGAGLVREALARVLEHRATTLILVEHRVAEWLPLVTRVVVLAAGGGILLDGPPSEVFVGHDELFARHGIWTPDHRGQRPARPLLAPQPESLIVTEQLSAQAPLGDRPLFARLDLVVRSAETLAIVGPNGSGKSTLAHLLGGLHRPQAGQVSASEALAPGHAGSAVWQWPARRLVTRIGSVFQDPEHQFLTGRVADELALGPLRAGLAEAEARRRALELAERLHLDAVWEANPFTLSGGEQRRLSVATALATAPLALILDEPTYGQDRRTWDEMLSLLAGLADSGRGVVLATHDRALVEALADRTLHLPPGA; this is encoded by the coding sequence ATCGAGGCTGTTACATGGGGCTGGCGGCACGGCAGCCGGAGCACATGGGCGGTCCGGCATCTCGACCTGGTTGTCCAGCCCGGGGAGCGGGTCCTGCTCCTCGGTCCGTCGGGATCGGGCAAGTCCACCCTCCTGGCGGGTCTGGCCGGCCTGTTCGACGAGCGCGGAGGGGGCGAGTCCGAGGGCCGGTTGCGCGTCTTCGGGGAGACTCCGGCCACCTCCAGGCCGCGCTGTGGCCTGGTCCTCCAGGATCCCGAGGCCCAGCTGGTCATGAGCCGAGCCGGTGATGACGTCGCCTTCGGGCTCGAGAACCGGGGGGTCCCGACCAACGACATCTGGCCGCGGGTTCGGGCCGCGCTGGATGCGGTGGGCTGGGCCTACGGGCCCAACCGCCCCACCGAGCAGCTGTCCGGCGGTGAGCAGCAGCGCCTGGCGCTGGCCGGTGCGTTGGCCCTCGAGCCCGACCTGCTCCTCCTCGACGAACCGACCGCCAACCTCGACCCCGAGGGAGCGGGCCTGGTCCGTGAGGCGCTGGCCCGAGTGCTGGAACACCGCGCCACCACCCTCATCCTGGTCGAGCACCGCGTGGCGGAGTGGCTCCCCCTCGTGACCCGGGTGGTGGTCCTGGCGGCGGGCGGAGGCATCCTGCTGGACGGGCCACCTTCCGAGGTGTTCGTCGGGCACGACGAGCTCTTCGCCCGACACGGGATCTGGACGCCCGACCACCGCGGGCAACGCCCGGCGCGACCGTTGTTGGCGCCGCAGCCCGAGTCGTTGATCGTGACCGAGCAGTTGTCCGCCCAGGCGCCGCTGGGGGACCGACCGCTGTTCGCGCGTCTCGACCTGGTCGTGCGGTCTGCCGAAACGCTGGCCATCGTGGGCCCCAACGGTTCGGGGAAATCCACGCTGGCACACCTCCTGGGCGGCCTTCACCGGCCGCAGGCCGGGCAGGTCAGCGCCAGCGAGGCCCTGGCCCCCGGGCATGCCGGCTCCGCCGTCTGGCAGTGGCCCGCCCGTCGGCTGGTGACTCGCATCGGATCGGTATTCCAGGACCCCGAGCACCAATTCCTGACCGGCCGCGTGGCGGATGAGCTGGCGCTCGGACCGCTGCGGGCCGGGCTGGCGGAGGCGGAGGCCCGCCGGCGCGCGTTGGAGCTCGCCGAACGTCTCCACCTGGATGCGGTCTGGGAGGCGAACCCGTTCACGCTGTCAGGTGGCGAACAGCGGCGCCTGTCGGTGGCCACCGCATTGGCCACGGCACCGCTGGCCCTGATCCTCGACGAGCCAACCTACGGCCAGGACCGGCGGACCTGGGACGAGATGCTCTCGCTGCTCGCCGGCCTGGCCGACAGCGGCCGGGGCGTCGTGCTCGCGACGCACGATCGGGCACTCGTCGAGGCGCTCGCCGATCGCACCCTCCACCTGCCGCCGGGCGCCTGA
- a CDS encoding ECF transporter S component, translating to MRWRTVDIVVTASLGVAFGVVFWAWGLVFSTIGAGTFAPPLYILSGVWLIPAVLAALIVRLPGAGLLAEFMAAAVSALLGSVWGLDALASGLMQGVGAELVFALGLYRRWTLPVALLAGAGAAIGEWIHDMTFYFVGVDFAIQLTYGAWMLVSGVMIAGLGSWYLLRLLRPTGVLAAFPSGRSGPEPAS from the coding sequence ATGAGGTGGCGAACCGTCGACATCGTGGTCACCGCGTCGCTGGGCGTCGCGTTCGGCGTCGTCTTCTGGGCCTGGGGCCTGGTCTTCAGCACGATCGGAGCTGGCACATTCGCCCCGCCGTTGTACATCCTGTCCGGGGTTTGGCTGATCCCGGCTGTCCTGGCTGCGCTCATCGTGCGGCTGCCGGGCGCCGGCCTGTTGGCCGAGTTCATGGCCGCGGCGGTCTCCGCCCTGCTCGGGTCGGTGTGGGGGCTCGACGCGCTGGCCTCGGGGCTGATGCAGGGCGTCGGCGCCGAGCTCGTGTTCGCCCTCGGGCTGTACCGGCGCTGGACGCTGCCCGTCGCGCTGCTTGCCGGCGCCGGCGCCGCCATCGGTGAATGGATCCATGACATGACGTTCTATTTCGTCGGGGTCGACTTCGCCATCCAGCTCACGTATGGGGCCTGGATGCTGGTCAGCGGCGTGATGATCGCCGGGCTGGGATCGTGGTATCTGCTCCGTCTGCTGCGGCCGACCGGCGTGCTGGCCGCCTTCCCGTCGGGGCGAAGCGGTCCGGAGCCCGCCAGCTGA